The genomic region AAAGAATGAGTCCTCCGGGATCGCCGGCATATTTACCTTGATAAGAAGAACTGTGATTGGCTGAAACCAGCGTTACTGAAAAATCTTCAAAGTGTACGGTTCCGCCTTTATTAAAAGCTACGGCTTGGTCTTCAGGTAATCCTTCATCCTTCAGAAGCCCGATAAGTTCTACAATACCAACTACCTTAGCTCCGGTATTTTTGGCAATTTCCACAGTATCACCCACGTGATCTTCGTGTCCATGAGTGAGCAAGACGTAGTCGGCTTCTTTTACCTCTTTGAATTTATCGGGAGTCATGGGATTATTTTTTAGGAAAGGGTCGATATAAATAATTTTCCCGCTTTGGCTTTCTAATTTGAAGGCAGAATGACCGAGCCATTGTGCTTTTATTTGTGTATTCATGGAACTCCTTATATTGATTTTATTAAATCTTTAACTATAACTTGTTAATTAACTAAATGAATTCCGTGCAAAAAAGATTCGTAAAAACTGAAAATAGTTGACAATACATTGATGAGCTTGGGAATTCAATCTGGAATTAATATTTAAAAAGATATAAACGAATGGGCATTTTTAAGGTATTGGGAAATTTATTTGAAGGAGATAATGAAACAGAATCAGTGTTGAATTGGAAGGCCATTTCGGCAAGGGAGGAGATAGAAAATATTCTGGCTGTTTCCAATGAGAAACCGCAGGTTTTATATAAGCATAGTACTCGTTGTGCGACCAGTTATTTTGCTTTAAAAAGTTTGCAGAATATTTCTGATGCAAAAAGGGAGAAGGCCGAATTCTATATGATAGATGTTATTTCCCAACGCGAGCTTTCATTTTATATAGCTGATAAGCTGGGTATAAGGCATGAATCTCCCCAGTTGATAATTTTAAATAAAGGTGAGGTTACCTGGCATGGCTCTCATCAGCTTGTTCAGGCTGATTCATTGCACTCAAATTTGTGATTTTTAAACAAAAAGGGGTATTAAGGATAACTTTTTTAAAATCTCGTTTCTTCTCATGTGTTTCACCTTTGAGAATTGTATATTTTCATCAACAAAATTTCTGAAGCGTTGCCAAATGCTTTAGTCTCAACGTAGTAAAAGATTAGTAAAAACTGGAGTATGAATGGAGGTTAAAGATCAAAATGGTGTAACCCCCCAAGCTTATCAGCCCCTTACCATGGATTTTCTTCTTGGCAAGTTGGGTATAACAAGCGGTAAATTTTTAAGCCTCTTGAGTATTTGGATCCTACTGATTGGGGGTAGCATTTCTTCAGTTTTTATAGTCGAGCATTTTTTTGGTTTTTCTGACATTCTGAATCAAGACAAGATTGGCCAGGTCTTTTTAATTCAGATTCCCATGCTTATCGGCCTGTTGTTAGTGCTTTGGATTGGCTTTGAATGGGGATTCATTCCTGTTTTTGTATCTACCTTTGTTTTGGCTTTTACAGCTTCTATGACTTGGTATTGGTCCCTGTTATATTCGATGTCGTTTACATTGGGACTTTCAGTATATGCGCTTTCCTATTATTGTGTTTCTTTTGATTTGAGCCTCCGAACGCTGAGGAGCTTTACTTTTTATATTGTAGTTTCCCTTTTCGCAGCATT from Gracilimonas sp. harbors:
- a CDS encoding metal-dependent hydrolase; protein product: MNTQIKAQWLGHSAFKLESQSGKIIYIDPFLKNNPMTPDKFKEVKEADYVLLTHGHEDHVGDTVEIAKNTGAKVVGIVELIGLLKDEGLPEDQAVAFNKGGTVHFEDFSVTLVSANHSSSYQGKYAGDPGGLILSFEDDICVYHMGDTNIFSDLELYGELYQPHVVLAPTGDHFTMGPEEAAYAVEMIGCEYAIPIHYGTWPPIDSDPEEFKEILEALTDTEVLIPEKGVNFLE
- the ytxJ gene encoding bacillithiol system redox-active protein YtxJ: MGIFKVLGNLFEGDNETESVLNWKAISAREEIENILAVSNEKPQVLYKHSTRCATSYFALKSLQNISDAKREKAEFYMIDVISQRELSFYIADKLGIRHESPQLIILNKGEVTWHGSHQLVQADSLHSNL